The DNA window ATGACTCCAACAGGTGGCTATGCAACAATCGATACCAAGTTCTTCCCGCGCGTCGCCTCACAGGACACGCCCTTTAGCGGCGAGGCGGTCGAGGTACTGGTCTATGTGGCCACGCCAGAGAATATCCATTGGTTGGGCGATGACCCGGTGGAGGAGATTGCCCAGCAGATCGTATCCTGCCGCGGTCCCAGCGGACACAATGCCGAGTACCTGCTGCGCCTGGCCCTGTTCATGCACGAGGAGATTCCCGGCGTAAGGGACGATCATCTGTTCGAGCTGGAGCGATTGGTTTTAGAGGAACTGTACCGCCGCCAAATACCTCTGTCGTCTGTGATGGGCCGCAATCCAGATAGGATACGCCGCGACTCGCACGAGGACATTCGCCGCCCGCCATCGTTCGAGTTCACATCCCGTGTCCCCGATACCAAGCTGCGTTGCCTGAACATTTGATTGCTGCTGTGCTGGCGGCCGAGTGGTATGCAGGTCGCGTTTTTTGCTAAAGCAAATTCCAAATTATTGATTGACATTTTAGCATGTTAGGTTACGAGTCTATTGCCAAATTCGACGTATTTctttaaattgtaaataatCCTAGGCCTAATTATAAGCAGTGATCTGATttagccaataagctagaatTAAGCACAAAGAACTTTTTACGCGCAACTGTCAGGGAGTTAAATTACATATGAAAAGAAGTGAATACagtatttgtgtttttaattaaatacaaaagcATTCGCGCAAAATGGGAATATGTGGGATCGTCTAGATCAGGCGAAACTAAAACTAATTGGTGAGGATTTCGGCGGCACGATTCTCCATCAGTTTCTCCATGTTCGTGATGGCGCCCATCCATGTGTCCAGAGTGCTGGCCATGCCGACAATCTGGCTGCGGTTGAGAACGCGCGGTTGCACCCACGACATGTTCACCACTCCAGCCACTTGGTCAATCTCGCCGCGGACGAGATCCAAAGCCAGAGCCTTCATGATCAGCAGCTCCACTTCCTTGGCG is part of the Drosophila sechellia strain sech25 chromosome 3R, ASM438219v1, whole genome shotgun sequence genome and encodes:
- the LOC6607615 gene encoding glutathione-specific gamma-glutamylcyclotransferase 1, translated to MAHFSGHRQPAAVPSHFKDLFTNGQLGAAEESNNNDQNEQENRPSNNNNAGPSEPACWVFGYGSLCWHPGFNYTKCITGYIRGYVRRFWQGNVTHRGCEEKPGRVATLVEDKEGITWGCAYRITGSTALDYLKQRECTLGGYATIDTKFFPRVASQDTPFSGEAVEVLVYVATPENIHWLGDDPVEEIAQQIVSCRGPSGHNAEYLLRLALFMHEEIPGVRDDHLFELERLVLEELYRRQIPLSSVMGRNPDRIRRDSHEDIRRPPSFEFTSRVPDTKLRCLNI